In Elusimicrobium sp. An273, a genomic segment contains:
- the plsY gene encoding glycerol-3-phosphate 1-O-acyltransferase PlsY, translating to MITTVTILVLFSYLLGSVPTGYLIAKRSMGIDIREYGSGNPGAANVYRTVGKWAGIATFLIDGLKGFIPVCLARHYCPENYWVAIACGVIAILGHMWTIYLKFRGGKGVATSAGVFAALLPIPTAIAFASFVVCVALWGRISIGSICACVVLPIASFFIGNHPLSVNLMVTAVSLLVIYKHIPNIKRLLAQKELKFEDGAKKRKEQHENK from the coding sequence ATGATTACGACTGTTACCATTCTCGTTTTGTTTAGTTATTTACTCGGGTCCGTCCCGACCGGTTATCTGATTGCCAAACGCTCCATGGGCATTGACATCCGCGAATACGGCTCCGGCAACCCCGGGGCGGCCAACGTGTACCGCACGGTCGGCAAATGGGCGGGCATTGCCACGTTTCTCATTGACGGATTGAAAGGCTTTATTCCGGTGTGTCTGGCGCGCCACTATTGCCCGGAGAACTACTGGGTGGCCATTGCCTGCGGCGTAATTGCCATTTTAGGCCATATGTGGACGATTTACCTTAAATTCCGCGGCGGAAAAGGCGTGGCCACTTCGGCCGGCGTATTTGCCGCCTTGCTGCCGATTCCCACCGCCATCGCTTTTGCCTCGTTTGTGGTGTGTGTGGCGTTGTGGGGGCGCATTTCCATCGGTTCTATTTGCGCCTGTGTCGTGCTGCCGATTGCCAGTTTCTTTATCGGCAATCATCCGCTTTCCGTGAATTTGATGGTAACGGCCGTCAGCTTGCTGGTGATCTACAAGCATATTCCCAACATCAAACGCCTGCTCGCGCAAAAAGAACTTAAATTTGAAGACGGCGCCAAAAAGAGAAAAGAACAACATGAAAATAAATAA
- a CDS encoding NAD(P)H-dependent glycerol-3-phosphate dehydrogenase, with the protein MKINKITVLGAGIWGSVIAQHLAKKGYNVALWEYNEHLLNVLKTMGRHPNIPNFKLHDNIRLTGDVAEAVQDTDLIIFVISSKAIRSFCRKQLKPLLNGRAVPVVSASKGIEDKTFKTICELIEEELPQLKDKALAFSGPSFALEVAQDVPTKIMLAGKDPALVDEIRDVMSGDPIIVVPASDRRGVEYGGGIKNVLAIGCGVIDGIGDGANSKAALITQAMQEMNDIIVSQGGQPGTVYSLAGFGDAILTGMSAISRNRRLGEKLGSGLSLEEAKKEVGTIAEGVNSVQSVYDIARKNNLKTPILDAIWQIVCQGKKPWVLLHAMGFTNRGNK; encoded by the coding sequence ATGAAAATAAATAAAATCACTGTTTTAGGGGCCGGCATTTGGGGCAGCGTAATCGCCCAGCATTTGGCTAAAAAGGGCTATAATGTGGCTCTGTGGGAATACAACGAGCACCTGCTCAATGTGCTTAAAACCATGGGCCGCCACCCCAACATCCCCAATTTTAAACTTCACGACAATATCCGCCTAACCGGTGACGTGGCGGAGGCCGTGCAGGACACCGATTTAATTATTTTTGTCATTTCTTCCAAAGCCATCCGCTCCTTCTGCCGCAAGCAGCTAAAGCCGCTTTTAAACGGGCGGGCGGTGCCGGTGGTCAGCGCCTCCAAAGGCATTGAGGACAAAACATTTAAAACCATTTGCGAACTGATTGAAGAAGAACTTCCGCAGTTAAAAGACAAAGCACTTGCCTTCTCCGGCCCCAGCTTTGCGTTGGAAGTAGCACAGGATGTGCCGACCAAAATTATGCTGGCCGGGAAAGACCCCGCCTTGGTGGATGAAATCCGTGATGTGATGAGCGGAGACCCGATCATCGTCGTTCCCGCGTCCGACCGCCGCGGCGTGGAATACGGCGGCGGCATTAAAAATGTGCTGGCTATCGGCTGCGGGGTAATAGACGGCATTGGCGACGGAGCCAACTCCAAGGCGGCGCTGATTACGCAGGCCATGCAGGAAATGAACGATATTATCGTCAGCCAAGGGGGCCAGCCGGGCACCGTTTACAGCTTGGCCGGATTTGGCGATGCGATTTTAACCGGTATGTCCGCCATCTCCCGCAACCGCCGCTTGGGCGAAAAGCTGGGCTCGGGCCTCTCGTTGGAAGAAGCCAAGAAAGAAGTGGGCACCATCGCCGAAGGCGTAAACTCCGTGCAAAGCGTATACGACATCGCACGCAAAAACAATTTAAAAACCCCGATTTTGGACGCTATTTGGCAAATTGTCTGCCAAGGCAAAAAGCCCTGGGTGCTGCTGCACGCCATGGGATTTACCAACCGGGGCAACAAATAA
- a CDS encoding HU family DNA-binding protein, translating to MNKDDVIRHLTRHVLDKKQAKMSVDKVFEIIKHGLKRDGKVVISNFGSFHLKTARPVTRRNPKTGAKVQVPAKQKVRFKPSENLLKK from the coding sequence ATGAATAAGGACGACGTAATCCGCCATTTAACCCGGCATGTGTTGGACAAGAAACAGGCCAAAATGTCGGTGGATAAAGTTTTTGAAATTATTAAACACGGTTTAAAAAGAGACGGCAAAGTAGTCATCAGCAATTTTGGCTCGTTCCATTTAAAAACCGCCCGCCCCGTTACGCGCCGCAACCCCAAAACAGGCGCCAAGGTGCAAGTGCCCGCCAAGCAAAAAGTGCGCTTTAAACCTTCGGAAAATTTGTTGAAAAAATAA